The following coding sequences are from one Verrucomicrobiota bacterium window:
- a CDS encoding DUF58 domain-containing protein, translating into MMAPRSKLLLWFGLTALPLSLIPALKPEATAVATLGIGVLLLLLLLDALRAYGSLDHLHVELPPVLRLSKDREGTLELRVHNQTRQARTLRVGLPFPREITSPLEDQSIQLAADAEWSTAHWPCTAVRRGNYALNTVYVEGVSPFGFWSVRNAQPVATQIRVYPNLKQDRKSLAALFLNRGAFGVHAHRQVGKGRDFEKLREYVPGDSYDDIHWKATARRARPITKVFQIEKTQEVYVVIDASRLSARSGRGTMAPAPEVGTSVEATIQEETLLERFVTSALVLGMAAEHHGDLFGLLTFSDRVEAFVRAKNGKAHYQTCRDALYTLHPREVTPDFDDVATFLRHTLRRRALLIFLTSLDDPVAAENFVRHAELLCRQHVVLVNMPKPADAAPMFSNPEAPDVDALYRRLGGHLQWHNLRELQKVLERRGVKFSLVDNDRLSVELVAQYLSVKQRQLI; encoded by the coding sequence ATGATGGCGCCCCGGAGCAAGCTGCTCCTGTGGTTCGGGCTGACCGCCCTGCCCTTGAGCCTGATCCCCGCTCTGAAACCCGAGGCCACGGCGGTCGCCACCTTGGGGATTGGCGTCCTGCTGCTGTTGCTGCTGCTGGACGCCTTGCGCGCTTACGGCAGCCTGGACCATCTGCACGTGGAATTACCGCCGGTGCTCCGGCTCTCCAAGGATCGCGAAGGCACCTTGGAATTACGGGTTCACAATCAGACGCGGCAGGCACGCACGCTGCGGGTGGGCCTGCCCTTTCCCCGGGAAATCACCTCGCCGCTCGAAGACCAGAGCATTCAACTGGCCGCGGACGCAGAATGGTCCACGGCACACTGGCCCTGCACCGCGGTGCGGCGCGGCAATTATGCGCTGAACACGGTTTATGTCGAAGGGGTTTCCCCCTTCGGCTTTTGGTCCGTCCGCAACGCGCAACCGGTTGCCACGCAAATCCGGGTTTATCCCAACTTGAAGCAGGACCGCAAGAGTTTGGCGGCGCTGTTTCTGAATCGCGGCGCCTTTGGCGTTCATGCGCACCGGCAGGTGGGCAAAGGGCGCGACTTTGAAAAGCTGCGGGAATATGTTCCCGGCGACAGCTACGATGATATTCATTGGAAAGCCACGGCCCGGCGCGCCCGCCCGATCACCAAGGTGTTCCAGATCGAAAAAACCCAGGAAGTATATGTGGTCATTGATGCCTCACGCTTGAGCGCCCGTTCGGGACGGGGCACCATGGCTCCCGCGCCTGAAGTCGGTACATCCGTTGAAGCAACGATCCAAGAGGAAACCCTGCTGGAGCGGTTCGTGACCTCGGCGCTGGTGCTGGGCATGGCCGCGGAACATCATGGCGATTTGTTCGGCCTGCTGACGTTCAGCGACCGGGTCGAAGCATTTGTGCGGGCGAAGAACGGCAAGGCGCATTACCAGACCTGCCGCGATGCCCTCTACACGCTGCATCCGCGCGAGGTGACGCCGGACTTTGATGATGTGGCCACGTTCCTGCGCCACACGTTGCGGCGGCGCGCCCTGCTGATATTCCTGACTTCGCTGGATGATCCCGTCGCGGCGGAGAACTTCGTGCGCCACGCCGAATTGCTCTGCCGCCAGCATGTGGTGCTGGTGAACATGCCCAAGCCGGCCGATGCGGCACCGATGTTCAGCAACCCGGAAGCGCCTGACGTGGACGCCCTCTACCGCCGCTTGGGCGGGCACTTGCAATGGCACAATTTGCGCGAGCTGCAGAAAGTGCTGGAGCGGCGCGGCGTTAAATTCTCGCTGGTGGATAATGATCGCCTGAGCGTGGAACTCGTGGCGCAATATTTGAGCGTCAAGCAACGGCAATTAATTTAA